Sequence from the Ziziphus jujuba cultivar Dongzao chromosome 9, ASM3175591v1 genome:
TCTGCAGGTGTCTAATTTGCAAATTTTCctaaaaaatattaagatgACATTACAGCAGAAGTCTAATATTACAGTTGTCTAAACAAAATTCTCCTTCAGCTACTAACGATTTGCATTTATCAATTATTCAATCCAAAAAAATCCAATGATAAACTGCCAAGTTTACAAGAGCAGAGAAACAAAGCAAACCAAAGCAAAAGGGCTTCTCAGATAGGAGGGGCCAGTCGAGTAATGTGCTTCACCTATATAGTTCCCTGAATCTTCTGCAAGCCTCCAAAATATTTTCCCTGTGACCAAAGGCACTAACCCTGACAAAACCCTCACCGCCAGGTCCAAAACCACTCCCGGGTGTGGTAACCACATGAGTCTTCTCAAGAATCTCACTGAATACCTCCCATGAGCTTCGGCCAGGGAAATGGACCCACACATATGGTCCATTCTTCCCTCCGTAAACCTTAAATCCAAGTGAATTAAATGTGTCCacaattattttagtattttctttGTAGAAGCCAATCACTTCATACACAGCCTGCAAAGAATTTAATCAATTAAGTGTTAGTTTGTCATAATATTTGCAGCTTGGTATCTAAGAAATAATTGCAATGCAAACTAGTTCAAGCCTTGGGATTTGGTGGAATGCAAGCAATGAAATAACTCTCTAGCAAAGAATTGAACTACACATGATGAACATTAATGGTATGGAGCTAATTTCCAGCATGATCCAAAGGATACTGAGAAAATATGGTTTCTACTGAAGGACCACTAAATGGAAAGATGCCTTGGTGGAGCCTTTGGAAGCAGCCTTTTCgtgcctttttaaaaaaatatatatttattttaaatttttgcatcAATTAAGAGTAAAAAAAACTGACCTTAAGACCATCTGGTGAAAGGCAAGCAAGAGCACCAGCTTGGGCAATATTAGATGCACCATTGAAGCAAGTGCTAACAATGCGGTTGAAGTCCTTGGCAACAGGAAATCCATCAGCAAAGAGCAGCTGCTTTGGAACAACAGTCCATCCTAAACGTACTCCAGTGAACCCAGCATACTTACTGAACGAAGATGTCTCTATTGCAACCTGCAATATCCATGTGGTTACTTAGATCTTccacattatatatttatagcaaCAAGTGTCAAAAGGATATACATGAAAGGAGAAAATGACACGAATCAATCTGCCAACCTTCTATTTCTGTTCCTCCTCCACCCCAcctcacccccccccccccccccttctcccccttctttctcttttttccccttatctTTACAGTTGAAGTTCATGAAAAGGTGCAATTGCTTAGAAAAATTGATGAccttttaaaaatcataaaagaaaattttattctcGCATTAATACATCAGAAGTCAAAAGAATGGTAAGAACAAAAATTTCACGACAAAAATAAAGCTCAATTGCCtagcaataaaagaaaatgcttCAGACTTACCTCTTTGGCACCAGGAATTTCAAAAATGGACCGTGGGTTGTCATCTGACATATACAGGGCATAGGCAGAATCATAGACTATAATTGTCCCATTGTCCTTGGCAAACTGTACGAGTTGGGTCAGCTGCTCCCTTGTTGCAGCAGCACCAGTAGGGTTGTTTGGtgaacaaaaaaatatgatgtcTGTTCGCTGAACAGTAGATAGATGAGGGAAAAAACCATTCTCAGGGGTGCACCTCATATACTCAATCTTTCCATACTTTTCCACATC
This genomic interval carries:
- the LOC107427460 gene encoding LL-diaminopimelate aminotransferase, chloroplastic; translated protein: MSVAHNLSASISSSSSAFLVPTDFNSTTFRPRNVPVPAKSFRICKCVAAPQEQKTAYKTKVSRNENMAKLQAGYLFPEVARRRAAHLQKYPDAKVISLGIGDTTEPIPEVITSAMANRSHALSTLEGYSGYGAEQGEKALRAAIASTFYKNFGIEDDDIFVSDGAKCDISRLQVMFGSNVTMAVQDPSYPAYVDSSVILGQTGLFQKDVEKYGKIEYMRCTPENGFFPHLSTVQRTDIIFFCSPNNPTGAAATREQLTQLVQFAKDNGTIIVYDSAYALYMSDDNPRSIFEIPGAKEVAIETSSFSKYAGFTGVRLGWTVVPKQLLFADGFPVAKDFNRIVSTCFNGASNIAQAGALACLSPDGLKAVYEVIGFYKENTKIIVDTFNSLGFKVYGGKNGPYVWVHFPGRSSWEVFSEILEKTHVVTTPGSGFGPGGEGFVRVSAFGHRENILEACRRFRELYR